The Meriones unguiculatus strain TT.TT164.6M chromosome 18, Bangor_MerUng_6.1, whole genome shotgun sequence genome segment GACAGAATATTTTGGCTAGACAGATACTTGATAAGAGAATGAGTTATTAATAGTTTTAGAGAttgtgatgtttttattatttattgttatattattgtattgtgtgtgtgtgtgtgtgtgtgtgtgtacaggcatgcACATCCTATGGTGCACAGGTAGATgtcacaggacaactttcagaTTTGGTTCTGTCCTTCAACTGTAGgatctggggactgaactcagattatCAGGTTTCTGTTACAAGTATCTTTACCCACTGAAACATCTCACTAGCCCCTGGTGATTAATTATATATGTCAGCATGAATGGTCCTCAGGTATCCAGATATTTAGTCAAACGTTATTCTGAATTTATCTGTAGGAAGATTTTTAGGGTGAGATTAACAGTAACAGATTACAGTAGGCTGAATAAAGTAGATTTCCCTCCATGTTTCGGGCAGACAATATTACATGCCTAGATAAACTGCAAGCTTTACAAAACCTGCTGTATATAGAAACACAATACGAAACCCAGAACTGTTCCCTTATACTGGCAATAACTAGTCAGTTAATAGGAGATACAGCAGAACACAGCGATACACATGGCAGCTAGGGTAGATTGAATCAAATCATCCTAAGGTGGATAGACCTTTATGAATAAAGTTATGGAACTTCACTCAAGGATGTTAGGCCAAATTAAAGCTATACATAATACCACTTTCCCCCAGATTCAGTGCCCCTGACCCAACAGAGATTTTTGTGGATTTGGACAGACTAACAAAAAGTATTCTTTTTCAAAGTTTTGACAAACAGCTTGAGAAGAACAAGGGAGAgaggagctggggaggtggctcagtggttaagggctcttgcaggggacctgagtccaactcccagcacccaagtcagtGGCTCACAGCTACCTACAAGTCCAGCTGTCAGGACATCCAATGCCCCCGGCATCTGAGGGCCCGTGTACTCACATGAGCACACCCCACACAGACTCATATTTgtgcatataattaaaaataatacatactacatactaaaacttaaaaaaaagaaacaagtctcACTTCACACATTCACAAAAATAAATTCCCAAAGAAGTTCAACAGTGCTGGCAAGAAGCTTTGATCATGGCAGGATGGTATAGCTCTCTTCCATATATATAGAACATAAAACACATAAGATTGaattaagaaaaattattaaCTAAGTCCTAATTAAATTTTCTGTGTAATAAATGACCCCACTCAAAGTTAAGAGGCAAATCATAGACCATAGCTTGTATTTGGTATACATGATAATGCATGAAAGATCCATGTCAGGACATGCAGAAATGGCCTAACATGATAAAATCAAGACATAAGTTGTATGGGGGGTGTGAATGAGTCAGAAAAGAGGAACTCAAAACAAGTGAAAGTGTAGAAAGAGCCTCAAGACGAATCATAATCAGAGAACTATAAAAATAGAATGGAATGCTGTTTCATACAGAtcaggttgacaaaaactaaAAAGTCTGACCATGAGAAGacagaaaaactaaaattcaGCTAATGGGACAACTAGTTTAGAATAAAACTTCAGGATATGGCTTTTCTCTCATTCATAGCTGGGCAtactagcacacacctttaaccctggcactcaggaggcagaagcagaccgatcactgtgagttcatgacCAATGaggccagagtgagttccaggacagcaccAGAGGCACACAGtgttgtctcgaaaaacaacaaaaatcatccATTATAACTCACCTGAGATAGATCTGATGGATCAACACAAAGTGACATTCATGAAAGCAtttaaacaaaatgtatatacatatatgactgGAAACATCATACTGTACCCCATAAATATGTACAATCACTGagtcaattaaaaatgaaaaaagtatgACCACatgaaaataacaataaataaataggaaagaaTCTTAGAATGACTTAAATTATGAAAAACCAGCTCAGAAAGATAAAAAGTGTTGTACAATCATAACATGTAGTAAAGTTAGTGAACTAGATTTATATCAAGAATCAACACAGTCAATCTCAAAAACAATGCAGAGTTTAAATAAGGTCCAGAGCCAGTGTGGttgcacacacctgcaatccgatcacttgagaggtggaggctggAGCTACCAGGACTGATGACTTGAGGGACGGAGAGAACTGGCTCTCTGATGTTGCCCTCTGAATTTGACaagtatgtacatgcacacacacccctaaaGAGTTCAAGGTTGTCTTTAACTACACAGAGAATTTCAGGTCTACAgggactaaaacaaaacaacaaacaatacCCTACCCCCAAGAGAAACAAAAGGCAAATTCACAGATGGTAGATATGGTTTgctattctttttatatttttttaaaacagatatAATTTTGATGACTCTTCTCAACCCAGTGTAGCGACAAATGACTGGAGGCATCTTctgccagcacttggaaggctgggaCAGAAATGGCCTAACATGATAAACATGATAATTTGTCTGAGTTGGAGGGCAATCTTttctacacagcaagaccctgtctcaaaaaatgcttttaaaaaagtaAGCCCCATGGTGATGGTACAtatttttaatcccagtactccagaggcagaggcaggtggatatctgaatttgaggccagcctggtttacagagctagttccaggacagccaggactacacagaaaaaccctgtctctaaaaatcaCCCCCCCTCCAAAATAAGGTGAGTGATTGGGAGCAAGAAGTCATGCTGTGTGCAAAAAGAGACTGAAATATGGAAATCTAGGTATGGTCTCTGAGGAAGGTTAGAATTCCCCCCCCTAATGAACAGTACTAGAGAGTGTTTGCATAGAGGTAGGAATGATCCAGCagatagaataaaaataattagctCACAAACAGCaaaattctggaaaaaaaaaatggacgcTTGGACCAGCAAAGCACAAAAGAAGAATTTGTGAGAAGAATAGCAAGTACAACAGTCTAGAAAAGATGCTAATTGGTTCTGTGGGTGGGCGGTTTTGTCAAGGGGTTTGTATCAACTCTGATTAGAAAAGCAAGTTAAAGGGACCTGCCCGTTACAGACCCTGCCCTCCCTTGAGAGGCTTGGGTTACACTATTGCAGCTTCTCATGAATTCTGACCTATCTAGGGAGTCCCATCCCTGTGAAATTCCGGAAGATAGAGTGAATTTTCCAGTCAACACCATGCAGCACCTGCTCCAAAGAAATGTAAACTTTCTCAGGGACAGGTGGTATTTACTTGTTTGCAATCAGCTGCCGCCTCTCAGACAGCTCACATCACGTCAGTGTTGTTGAAGATAATGTAATCTCTCCTGTTGTggcacagaacacacacatgctGGTCTGTTTTGGTTCTGCGCTGCTGCTGACCAGCTCTGTAACCTTCTAAGTAAGTGACATAATTTCTAAGCGGCTGTGCTTCTGCCTCGCGGAGTAGTTAACGACACCCATAGCTCATGAAATGTATCCCCAGAGAAGCCAGAAGTTCTGACTTATCCCAGAGATGCAAACTCTGTTCGGAATTTCTCCTGTCATCCGCTCTCAGGTCTAGCGTTTTCCaccatcccttcctcctccctccccctcctcggAATCACAAATGTCCTCAATTTTCTTCTGCCTCCAAACCTCCAACTGCTCGTCCTAAGACATGACTGCCATCTGTTCCCCCAACGTCGGTTTCCTTAGAGCATGTCTctcagccattcctgaagatttCAGATctttcacacatacacaggtgATTTACAGCACTCACTGTGTGTTTGgaaagagctctctctctctctctctctctcactccccctccctctccgtctctctctctccctctcccccccccccctctctctcaatctctttcTCTCCTGGAGAGAGTCGAGGGGCCAGGGTTCCTGTTTGGTGCTCAGCGGATCCAGACGGCTGGTAAGGGCTTGCTTCTCCCTTCTCCTACTCCGTCACAGTCCCACCCAGCtccttaagcccctcccttcaGTACCCCTGTCAAGAGTACCACTGAGTCTCACTCCACCCTCCTCTGCAGGAGCCAACCCGCAAGTGGCAGCCTCTGGACTAGGAATCCAAACGCATAAAACCCTGCCGCATCTGCTCTGCTCGCACTCACAGTGAGAGCGCGAGGCTTTGCTGGGATTTCCAATTTCTGCAGGAAACGCCCATGGTCTTGGACTGAGCCTTCGTGACAGCTTAGGGACATCCACTCTCTCCAAATTTCAGAAAAGTTTGGACAAAGTGAATTTGGGGTGGATTTTGGAGATGCCAGCTGCGACCCCTGCTTCCTCTGTGTCACTTTTTAGAAGCCCCCACCTCCAACCCCCTCCATCCTTCCCACACTGACACCTAGCTCCAagaccctcctcttcctcccttgatTCTCTGGGCCTCCTGGGATCAGGGATGTCAGTTCTCCTCCCCATTTTTGTCTGCTGAACTGTCTCACCAAGCCTTCACCCTTTCATCCTcacctcccttcttctctccaccTCTAACCCTTTCTCTCCCACTCCATTTTATCTATCCAACCTCTTGCACCCACACCATCCCTCCATTtaccttcttctccttccctccctcagatCCTAAGCATGGATTCTGAGCCTTCCTGGACTGccattccctccctctcccctggaGGTACTCTGCCTGTCCCCAATGCCACCACACCCTGGCTGGGCAGGGATGAAGAGCTAGCCAAGGTGGAGATTGGCATTCTAGCTACCGTCCTGGTTCTGGCCACAGGGGGCAATCTGACTGTACTACTGACACTGGGCCTCCAGGGCCACAAGCGCTCCCGAATGCACCTTTTTGTGCTGCACTTGGCCCTGACTGACCTGGGCGTGGCGCTTTTCCAGGTGCTGCCTCAGCTGCTCTGGGACATCACTTACCGATTCCAAGGCTCTGACCTCCTCTGCCGGGCTGTCAAGTATCTACAGGTGCTCAGCATGTTTGCTTCGACTTACATGCTGCTGGCTATGACACTGGACCGATACCTAGCTGTCTGTCACCCTCTTCGAAGCCTCCAGCAGCCCAGCCAGTCCACCTATCCTCTCATTGCTGCTCCCTGGCTGCTGGCTGCCATCCTCAGCCTCCctcaaattttcattttctcgTTGAGAGAGGTGATCCAGGGTTCAGGGGTGCTGGACTGCTGGGCAGATTTCTACTTTTCCTGGGGCCCACGTGCCTACATCACCTGGACCACCATGGCCATCTTTGTGCTGCCTGTGGCAGTGCTCACAGCCTGCTACAGCCTCATCTGCCACGAGATCTACAAGAACGTGAAAGTCAAGACACAGGCtggcagagaggaaagaaggggttGGAGGACTTGGGACAAGTCCtcatctgctgctgctgctgctgctgctgctgctgctgctactgccaCTAGAGGGCTGCCATCCCGGGTCAGCAGCATCAGCACCATCTCCAGGGCAAAGATCCGAACTGTGAAGATGACCTTTGTCATTGTGCTGGCCTACATTGCTTGCTGGGCACCTTTCTTCAGTGTCCAGATGTGGTCTGTGTGGGATGAGAATGCCCCTAATGAAGGCAAGTATGTGGCTTATGTGAGGTGGTGAGGGAGGACAATAGGGATAGGATAAGGATTACAGTGCCTCCCAGAACTAGGCAGGACACAAATTAATGGTGTAACTAAAAAAGTAGGTGCTTGTTTGCCTTAGAGCATTCTCTGCTGCTGTAACAAATGCCCACATGCCACTTAAAGCAGAGAAGTTTATTTTTCACTGTCCTAAAAGCTGGCAAGTATGGGAAGGCTCTTCTTGAAATTGGAGACTCTCTGAAGATTCCCAGGCTGGTGAAGGTCACCCTTGAAAGTGTCCAAATTGGCTTTTTTATTGAGCATACTCTTTTAGAAacgaacatttttttttcttgctaactCATTAACCTACTAATTCCCAAGCCCAAGTTTCCAAAGATCTCACCTGAAAGCCCCATTGGCATATGACTTTGAGTGCCCTGTCTCTAATACAGGAGCTCTGGAGACAGGCATTCAGACCACAATCTTGCCCCATATGGCTTCATCTAGCCCGCCAGAGCTTTGAATGTAAATTATGTGgaatttcttgaattttttaattttggttacttatttagtaattttaaaatgctgtatGATGCTAGTGAAAGTTGTTTATTCTGGAACAATGC includes the following:
- the Avpr1b gene encoding vasopressin V1b receptor: MDSEPSWTAIPSLSPGGTLPVPNATTPWLGRDEELAKVEIGILATVLVLATGGNLTVLLTLGLQGHKRSRMHLFVLHLALTDLGVALFQVLPQLLWDITYRFQGSDLLCRAVKYLQVLSMFASTYMLLAMTLDRYLAVCHPLRSLQQPSQSTYPLIAAPWLLAAILSLPQIFIFSLREVIQGSGVLDCWADFYFSWGPRAYITWTTMAIFVLPVAVLTACYSLICHEIYKNVKVKTQAGREERRGWRTWDKSSSAAAAAAAAAAATATRGLPSRVSSISTISRAKIRTVKMTFVIVLAYIACWAPFFSVQMWSVWDENAPNEDSTNVAFTISMLLGNLSSCCNPWIYMGFNSHLLPRFLSHHACCRGSQPRVHRQLSNSSLASRRTTLLTHSSGPSTDHLSVYLSLRAKPRPAGSLKNLDGEATMETSIF